The genomic region CGGCCCCGGCCCCTCGCCCGGTGGCGACTCGGCCCGCCGTTACCTCCGTACCCGCGCGCACCCCAGCCTCGGCCAAGGTGGCCCCCAAAGCTGCGCCCAAAGCTGCGCCCAAGGTCGCCCCGGCCAAGGTTGCTCCAGCTCCGTCGGCTGTGGCCAAGGCCGCTCCACCCCGCGCCGTGGCCGCAACCCGCTCTGCCCCAGTTGCCACCGCTATGGCTCCCGCCGCCCCGGCTGCGGTGGCGGTGGAACCGCCTCCCGCCCCCGCAGCCCCTCCCCTTGAAGAGGTGGTTTATAACTACCTGCATTTGGCCCAGGGGGCTCGCCTCAGCGAGATTGAGACCGAGCTGGGCATCAATCGCTTTCAGGCGGTAGACGCGCTGCGATCGCTCATCCAAAAAGACCTCGTCGTCAAGCAAGACCGTACCTATCTCGTTCAAGAGGAAGCCGTTCTGTGAACACCGTTCTCCAAGCCCGCCCCCGCAACTTTGTCTCCACCCCCACCCTGGAGCGCACCACCCTCAGAGCCCTGCGGTACCTGCAATCGGGGTACTCTATTCATCTCAAAGGCCCGGCTGGCACCGGCAAAACTACCCTGGCCCTGCACCTGGCCGACCTGCTGGCCCGCCCGATCATGCTGCTGTTTGGCGATGACGAGTTCAAGACCTCTGACCTGATCGGCAACCAGTCGGGCTACACCCGCAAGAAGGTCGTAGACAACTACATCCACAGCGTCATGAAGGTGGAGGACGAGCTGCGCCACAACTGGATTGACTCGCGCCTCACCCTGGCCTGCCGCGAGGGCTTCACCATGGTGTACGACGAGTTCAACCGTTCGCGTCCCGAGGTCAACAACGTGCTGCTGTCGGCCCTCGAAGAAAAACTCCTGGTGCTGCCCCCCAGCAACAACCGGGCCGAATACATCCGCGTCAGCCCCCACTTCCGCGCCATTCTCACCTCTAACCCCGAAGAGTACTGCGGTGTCCACGGCACCCAGGACGCCCTGCAAGACCGCCTGATCACCATCAACATGCCCGAGCCCGACGAGCTGGCCCAGCAGCAAATTTTGGTGCAAAAGGTGGGCATTGATGGCTCTGCCGCGCTGCAAATTGTGCAGCTGGTCAAGGCGTTTCAGGCCCAGGCCGCGCCCGATATGGTCTCAAGCCTGCGCCCCAGCCTGATGATTGCCACCATCTGCCACGACCACGGCATTCTGCCTTTGGCTGAAAATGCTGACTTCCGCGACGTGTGCAGCGATATTTTGCTGGCCCGCTCCAAAGAGCCCGCCCCCGACGCCACCCGCCATTTGTGGAATCTCTTTAACCGCTTCGTGGTTTCCCAGGCGACCCTGGTCAATGACCTCACCCTCAAACCTGAGAACCAGCCAGTGGCCCGCTTCCACGGCGAAGAAGAGGATGACGCCTCCCTCCAGACCCCTGAAAGCCCGGTCGAGGCGGTGCCGGACACCGTAGCCGCAGCTGAGCCTGTTGCGGCTGAAGCCCCTCCTGGGGTCGTTCTCGCCGACGATCAGGGCGAAGCCCCAGGGGAAGCACCTGCTGCGAGCGAGGTGGTAGCGGCTGAGTCTCCCAAAATCAGCGCCAGCGACGATGTTGAAACCCGCATTTTCGACTATCTCGATGTAACCGGCACCGCAACTCTCGCTACTATCGAGGCAGCCCTGGGATTAAACCGCTTTCAAATGGTCAACGCCCTGAGATCAATGCTGGATCAAAATCTGATCGAGAAGCACGAAACCGAGGGACAGCCCACCGGCTACCAGCTGAGTTCTAACTGAAGGTAATCCGCCGTGACCACCTCTACCTCCGCGACCCGCCCCCAACCCGGTCGCAGCATGGCTACCGCCACCCAGGGCTCTTCCCTAGTGGATGTAATTGAGCGAGTGCTCGACAAAGGTATTGTGATTGCTGGAGATATCTCAGTCTCCGTCGGCTCTACCGAGCTGCTGAGCATTCGCATTCGTCTGATCATTTCCTCAGTGGATAAGGCCCGCGAGATTGGCATCAACTGGTGGGAGAGCGACCCCTACCTCAGCAGCCGCACCAGTGAGCTGTTAGAAGCCAATCAGCAGCTCCAGACTCGTCTAGAAACCCTGGAAGCCGAACTCAAGGCTCTCCGCCCCGCCGAAACCGTGGGCTAGGCCAGCAACCCGGTCGCTTTGGTTTAGACAAACCCCTGGGTTCTTGGAATTCAGGGGTTTTTCCTTCGTTGTTGTTTTCTAAAATACTGCCATGTTGACGATCCGTACTCTTCGACAGCTGGCCACCAGC from Nodosilinea sp. PGN35 harbors:
- a CDS encoding gas vesicle protein, with protein sequence MTTSTSATRPQPGRSMATATQGSSLVDVIERVLDKGIVIAGDISVSVGSTELLSIRIRLIISSVDKAREIGINWWESDPYLSSRTSELLEANQQLQTRLETLEAELKALRPAETVG
- the gvpN gene encoding gas vesicle protein GvpN, coding for MNTVLQARPRNFVSTPTLERTTLRALRYLQSGYSIHLKGPAGTGKTTLALHLADLLARPIMLLFGDDEFKTSDLIGNQSGYTRKKVVDNYIHSVMKVEDELRHNWIDSRLTLACREGFTMVYDEFNRSRPEVNNVLLSALEEKLLVLPPSNNRAEYIRVSPHFRAILTSNPEEYCGVHGTQDALQDRLITINMPEPDELAQQQILVQKVGIDGSAALQIVQLVKAFQAQAAPDMVSSLRPSLMIATICHDHGILPLAENADFRDVCSDILLARSKEPAPDATRHLWNLFNRFVVSQATLVNDLTLKPENQPVARFHGEEEDDASLQTPESPVEAVPDTVAAAEPVAAEAPPGVVLADDQGEAPGEAPAASEVVAAESPKISASDDVETRIFDYLDVTGTATLATIEAALGLNRFQMVNALRSMLDQNLIEKHETEGQPTGYQLSSN